Below is a window of Frigoribacterium sp. SL97 DNA.
CCTGCCTGCGACAGAGCGCGTGGGCACACAGACCCTGCGCGCGACCTTCAGCAACGACGTACACGACAGCGACTCTTCGGCAACCGTCGAGGTCTGGACCCAGAGCGGCTGGGTCGAGGTCGTCAAGACCATCCAGCACGACTTCCGCGACGCTCCTGCTCCCATCTCCACGGACGACGACGCATGCCAGTCCTTCGCCGAGGACTACCTGCACGAACGGTGCATCGAGGCAGCTCGCATCATCGGCTGACCTTCCCGCGGCCGCGGCCGGACGCCCTCTGCGGAGGTTGCGTTCCGGCCGCTTCTCGTTTCGCCGCATGCCTCCTTGGTGAACGTGAATCCCCCGCCCACGACCCCAGGAAGCCCACATGACTGACGAGCCCACGCCCCCGCCGACCGACCACTTCGCCCAGCTGATGGGCCGTCGAGTGCTGTCTCCGGAGGAGCTGGCTGCTGCTGCGCCGGTCTGGGCCACGCCAGCCGTCGAGGAGGCCGTCGTCGAGCAGCCCGAGTCCGCCGCGACCTCCCCTGTGTGGGCTTCGTTCGAGGCGCAGCAGCCCGCCGTCGCCGAGACTGCCGCGGAAGCCCCGACCGCGCCGAGCGCCTGGGACGCACTGCCTCAGACAGACACGACCGCGTGGGTCCCCGCACCAGCCGACGAGCTGTTCGACGCCAAGACCGACCAGGCGACCCCGACCGTGGCACCCGCTGCTGCTCTCGAAGAGACGCCGGCACCCACCTTCGACGCCTCCCCGGCCGCGCCTGTCGAGCCCGCTCCGGCTCCGCACGCGGTCGAGGAGCCCGTCACGGCGCCGCCCATCGACTTCGACGCAGCCCCCATCGTCGACGAGCAGTCGACCTCGAAGGAGCTGGAACTCATCGAGGCTCCGGCGCCCGTCAACCTGCGCTCGCCGGTCAAGGAGAGCGTCGGCGTCTACCCAGCCGACGAGTGGCTCGACAACGCCCTCGCCGACATGGTCCGCGCCGGCGTCTCCGACGTCCACCTCGTCTTCGTCGGGAACAGCGCGCAGGGCACCGAAGAGCTCCGCATCCAGGCCCGCATGGACAGCGACCTCGAGGACGTCCTCTCGTTCCTCGGCAATGACGCCCGCAAGATCATGAACAAGCTCCAAGACCGCTTCGCGCATCGACACCAGCTCCTCGCGCGTGCCCGGCGACGGCCTGTTCCCCGCCACCATCGACGGTGTCGACTACCGACTGCGCGCGGTGCTCCTTCCCACCTTCGACGGCGGCGAGAAGATCGTTCTCCGTCTGCCGCAGACCGGCTCGATGAAGCTGCTCGGCGACCTCGGCGCCACGAACGAGAACGTCGCCGCCATTCAGGAGCTGCTGGCCCTGCCCGGTGGCCTGACCATCATCGCTGGGCCCGTCGGCGAAGGAAAGACGACCACGGCCCACGCCTGCCTCATGGCCATCGGCACTGACGGCCGCAGCACCATCGCCGTCGAGGACCCGGTCGAGCGCATCCTGCCGGGCGTCTCGCAGATGGAGGTCGTCGAGGAAATCGGCATGGGCTTCGGCGACGTCATGCGCTTCTTCGTCCGAGCCGACTTCGACACCCTCTTCATCGGCGAGATCCGTGACGCCGCGACCGCAGCCGCTGCTGTCCGAATGGCGAAGGCCGGCCGCCGCGTCGTCTCCACCATCCACGCCAACAACAACGTCACCGCCCTGCTGCGCCTCATCGAGCTCGCCGAGGACTCGCCCCTTTCGGTCCTCGACGCGGTCAACGGCGTCATCAGCCAGCGCCTCGTCCGCAAGGTCGACATCGCCCGGAACGGCTACTACGGCCGCACCCCAATCCACGAGGTCCTCCGCGTCACCGACAAGGTCATCGACGCGCTCATCGAGAACAAGTCCCGCGCCGCCATCCGCGAGGCCGCCGCCGACACGTCGACGACGTTCGAGGACAACCTCCAGCAGCTCATCAAGCGCGACATCACCAACCAGGCAGAAGCACGAAGGGTCGTCGGCCATGACGTCTGAGCAGGACACCACACAGGCCCCCACGGCAGCGCCCACGACGAGCGACGGGCGGGCTGTCAGCCCGGCCGCCGTGCAGGTCGGGCAGATGCTCGACTACTTCGGCGCGGAGGGCTGCTCCGACATCCACCTCACCCCGTCGCGCGGGCTCTGGTACGTGAAGGACAAGCAGACGCTGCCCTACGAGGGCATGGCGACCATCCCGCAGCCGTTCATCGACCAGCTCGTCGACGAGTTCGCTCACGCGCATGGAGACCCGTTCAGCGACTCCGGCCAGCTCGACTCCTCGTTCGACATCGGTGGTGAGTACCGCGGTCGCCTCGCCGCCCGTCGGACGCACGCCGGCACGACGATGACCTTCCGCATCATCTCCCGTCGTATCCCGACCACCGCCGAACTCGAGCTGCCGGCGTCGCTCATCGAGACCGTCCGCCGCCCCGCAGGCCTCCTCCTCTTCACCGGGCAGACCGGTTCCGGCAAGAGCACGTCGATCGCCGCTCTCGTCAACGACCTGAACATGACCGAGCCCACGAGCATCTACACGCTCGAGGACCCCATCGAGTACGTCTACCCAGAGGGCACGGCCCTGGTGAACCAGCGCGAAGTCGGCGAGCACGTCAAGTCGTTCGCGGTCGGGCTCGAGAACGCCAAGCGCTCCCACCCGAAGATCATCATCATCGGCGAGATCAAGAGCGCCGACACGGCCCGAGCCGCCGTCGACGCCGCCGCATCGGGCCACCTCGTCGTCAGCACCATGCACGCCGGCTCGACCGCCGAGGCCATCGACGGCCTCATCTCGATGTTCCCGCCGAACGAGCAGCCGCTCATCCGCACCCACCTATCGCAGGTGCTCCTCGGCGTCGTCGTCCAGATGCTGATCCCCCGCATCCAGGGCGGCCTCGCCATGGCGCAGGAGATCGCGTTCAACACCCGCACGTTCTCGACCATGCTCCGCGGCGACGGCAAGGAGGGCGGCGGGAACGACATGAACCTCATCCAGCAGTACCTCCTCGGCCCCGGCCGCCAGGAGCGCATGCAGGCGATGGAAGTCGCCCTCAAGGACCTCGTCGTCGCCGGGAAGATCACCGCCGAGCAGGCCCGAAACCTCGCGCGCGACCAGCGCGTCATCCACGACGAGCTGACCACAGCCGGCATCCAGTACACCTCGAAGGACTGAGCATGACCCTCTTCAACGCACCTGAGAAGGGCCACGGTCTCAACCCGGCCCCCGCCACGTTCGACGACACGCTCCTCGGTGCGCCTGTCGCCGCCCGCCAGGCCATCGAGGTCGACACCCCGACCGTCGAGGTCATCGACCTGTCCCGCCCCGAGCGGAAGCCCAAGAAGGGAGCCGCGAGCAAGAAGGCGCGACCGGCCCGCCCGCCGCGCCGGCTGGTGACCCCGAAGGCCGAGCGCATCGAGCGGAACAACGCCCGCGCTGCCGAGCGGCTCGCCGATGACGGCAGCCAGGCCGCCGAGAAGAAGAAGCTCTTCAACATCAACGTCGTGGGCAAGAAGAGCAAGGTCGACGACATCGCCGAGACGCTCGAGGACCTCGCGGCCATGCTCGAGGCTGGCGAGAGCGAGGAGCGCGCCGTCCTCCAGCTCGCCGAGCAGTACTCGAAGATGAGCGTCGGCCAGGCTTACAAGCGAGCCGCCGACCGCATGCGGAACGACGGCCTCACGATCATCGAGGCCCTGTCCGTCGAGCGGGACGTCTTCCCGCGCGTCGCCCGCGAGCTGCTGTCGGCCGGCACCACCCCGCGCGACCTGCACACGAACCTCCGCCAGGCCGCCCGAATCATCGTCGGTTCCTCCGACGTCAAGGCTCAGATCCGCGCCGCACTGTTTAAGCCGATGATGACGCTGAGCATCGTGCTCGTGTTCGTCCTCGTCGCCTCCGAGTTCCTGCTGCCCGGCGTGGTCTCGATGTTCACCAGCATCGGCGCCGAGCCGCCGGCTGCCACGGTCGTCATGATCAGCATCGGCAAGAGCGTCAAGTGGGTCATGGGCGGTATCGCCCTCCT
It encodes the following:
- a CDS encoding GspE/PulE family protein, producing MPGDGLFPATIDGVDYRLRAVLLPTFDGGEKIVLRLPQTGSMKLLGDLGATNENVAAIQELLALPGGLTIIAGPVGEGKTTTAHACLMAIGTDGRSTIAVEDPVERILPGVSQMEVVEEIGMGFGDVMRFFVRADFDTLFIGEIRDAATAAAAVRMAKAGRRVVSTIHANNNVTALLRLIELAEDSPLSVLDAVNGVISQRLVRKVDIARNGYYGRTPIHEVLRVTDKVIDALIENKSRAAIREAAADTSTTFEDNLQQLIKRDITNQAEARRVVGHDV
- a CDS encoding type IV pilus twitching motility protein PilT, whose amino-acid sequence is MTSEQDTTQAPTAAPTTSDGRAVSPAAVQVGQMLDYFGAEGCSDIHLTPSRGLWYVKDKQTLPYEGMATIPQPFIDQLVDEFAHAHGDPFSDSGQLDSSFDIGGEYRGRLAARRTHAGTTMTFRIISRRIPTTAELELPASLIETVRRPAGLLLFTGQTGSGKSTSIAALVNDLNMTEPTSIYTLEDPIEYVYPEGTALVNQREVGEHVKSFAVGLENAKRSHPKIIIIGEIKSADTARAAVDAAASGHLVVSTMHAGSTAEAIDGLISMFPPNEQPLIRTHLSQVLLGVVVQMLIPRIQGGLAMAQEIAFNTRTFSTMLRGDGKEGGGNDMNLIQQYLLGPGRQERMQAMEVALKDLVVAGKITAEQARNLARDQRVIHDELTTAGIQYTSKD
- a CDS encoding type II secretion system F family protein, giving the protein MTLFNAPEKGHGLNPAPATFDDTLLGAPVAARQAIEVDTPTVEVIDLSRPERKPKKGAASKKARPARPPRRLVTPKAERIERNNARAAERLADDGSQAAEKKKLFNINVVGKKSKVDDIAETLEDLAAMLEAGESEERAVLQLAEQYSKMSVGQAYKRAADRMRNDGLTIIEALSVERDVFPRVARELLSAGTTPRDLHTNLRQAARIIVGSSDVKAQIRAALFKPMMTLSIVLVFVLVASEFLLPGVVSMFTSIGAEPPAATVVMISIGKSVKWVMGGIALLLVGALVFWIFFGRKQRKLRIWRDKAAINAPLIGSVTQMNTAARFADVLAACLSSGMTELDALEIAARSCGNEAVDAHVREHIVKQRIGEAVFADVARTPLFPWNLGHRIDIAPSPRQRIEIMRDLAKTFHKKSERRLASFVDKVGPISELFVLSAAGVVILMIALPVATFAPALMSMTG